The Breoghania sp. genome has a segment encoding these proteins:
- the pheS gene encoding phenylalanine--tRNA ligase subunit alpha has translation MSDLQTLESELNAAIEAAGDEAALEAVRVSALGKKGVVSEKMKTLGKMSPEERQTMGPALNGLKLRITEAIAQRKEVLEDAALEARLASERIDVTLPVRPGPTTEGRIHPVSQVIDELTAIFADMGFSIAEGPDIETDEHNFTALNFPEGHPAREMHDTFFFPEKEDGDRLLLRTHTSTVQIRTMRGSEPPHRVIIPGRTYRCDSDQTHTPMFHQVEGIVIDKGSHIGHLKWILQEFCKAFFEVDDIKMRFRPSFFPFTEPSMEVDIGCKFAGDEIRIGEGDDWLEILGCGMVHPNVLRNCGLDPDVYQGFAWGMGIDRIAMLKYGMPDLRAFFDADLRWIKHYGFRPLDLPTLFGGLSS, from the coding sequence ATGTCCGACCTGCAAACTCTCGAATCCGAACTGAACGCCGCCATCGAGGCGGCAGGCGACGAGGCCGCCCTTGAAGCCGTGCGCGTGAGCGCGCTTGGCAAGAAGGGCGTCGTTTCCGAAAAGATGAAAACGCTCGGCAAGATGAGCCCGGAAGAGCGCCAGACCATGGGGCCGGCGCTGAACGGCCTCAAGCTGCGCATCACCGAGGCGATTGCCCAGCGCAAGGAAGTGCTCGAGGACGCCGCCCTTGAAGCGCGCCTTGCAAGCGAGCGTATCGATGTGACGTTGCCGGTTCGCCCGGGCCCGACCACCGAAGGCCGGATCCATCCGGTCTCGCAGGTTATCGACGAACTGACCGCCATCTTCGCCGACATGGGCTTTTCCATCGCCGAAGGACCGGATATCGAGACGGACGAGCACAATTTCACTGCGCTCAACTTCCCGGAAGGCCACCCCGCTCGTGAAATGCACGACACGTTCTTCTTCCCCGAAAAGGAAGACGGAGATCGGCTCCTGCTGCGCACACATACTTCCACGGTTCAGATCCGCACCATGCGCGGGAGCGAACCGCCGCACCGGGTGATCATTCCCGGTCGCACCTATCGCTGCGACAGTGACCAGACCCACACCCCGATGTTCCATCAGGTGGAAGGGATCGTCATCGACAAGGGCAGCCATATCGGACACCTGAAGTGGATCCTGCAGGAATTCTGCAAGGCCTTCTTCGAGGTGGACGACATCAAGATGCGCTTCCGTCCCTCCTTCTTCCCCTTCACCGAGCCCTCCATGGAGGTGGATATCGGCTGCAAGTTCGCAGGCGACGAGATCCGCATTGGCGAAGGCGACGACTGGCTGGAAATCCTGGGCTGCGGCATGGTGCATCCCAATGTGCTGCGCAATTGCGGCCTTGACCCGGACGTCTACCAGGGCTTCGCCTGGGGCATGGGCATCGACCGCATCGCGATGCTGAAATACGGCATGCCGGACCTGCGCGCCTTCTTCGACGCGGACCTGCGCTGGATCAAGCACTACGGCTTCCGCCCGCTCGACCTGCCGACCCTGTTCGGGGGATTGAGCTCCTGA